The following coding sequences lie in one Spinacia oleracea cultivar Varoflay chromosome 1, BTI_SOV_V1, whole genome shotgun sequence genomic window:
- the LOC110782952 gene encoding uncharacterized protein, producing MLATHSLFSKMLATHSLFSFPPKSSFHGLSLPCGYPCLRLRLRLRAQPPSSSTVATMAKRDEDLTTLLQLEGERGTTGGLGDSSISVNLVKKNTGSSSHGSATNPSLESDAFIGLDAMQRANSTLEDFCRSYYMFHGMDENSPEAIFKYLPMLSFTESFIYQLDALNEKIVEVTVNKEADPNGKSDEVCRLNKVFESEPLRPLTLLLENHGLLTQRIRKELKDGEEYWALERRLCNAIEQTEISIEDVLRGIELKSFDYRFLNLLLYQLRGAEVNDLHMEFLTISEYLVEVSDDLFDYEEDVLENNFNILRMFVRIYGADASTKLAKNIAEAEEKCKKLSESLDPELYSSYKRRCEEATREGGKVYGYPLAPWNIPPLIMDEEQYRSKRAFGCN from the exons ATGTTGGCAACCCACTCTCTCTTCTCAAAAATGTTGGCAACCCACTCTCTGTTTTCATTCCCGCCAAAATCCTCATTTCATGGCCTTAGTCTTCCATGCGGTTATCCCTGCCTCCGCCTCCGCCTCCGCCTCCGAGCACAGCCGCCATCGTCGTCTACTGTGGCTACGATGGCCAAGAGAGATGAAGACTTGACGACTCTACTCCAGCTCGAAG GAGAACGAGGGACCACAGGTGGTTTGGGTGATTCATCAATATCTGTTAATCTGGTTAAGAAGAATACGGGCAGTAGCAGTCATGGGTCTGCAACCAATCCGTCCTTGGAAAGCGACGCTTTTATTGGGTTGGATGCGATGCAACGAGCAAATTCCACACTTGAAGACTTT TGTCGATCGTACTATATGTTCCATGGGATGGATGAGAACAGCCCAGAAGCTATATTCAAATATTTACCTATGCTTTCTTTCACTGAAAGCTTTATCTACCAG TTGGACGCTTTGAATGAGAAAATTGTTGAGGTAACTGTAAACAAAGAAGCTGATCCAAATGGAAAATCCGATGAA GTATGCAGGCTCAACAAAGTTTTTGAATCAGAACCATTACGGCCACTTACGCTCCTACTTGAGAATCATGGTCTGCTAACACAGAG GATAAGAAAAGAACTGAAAGATGGAGAAGAGTACTGGGCTTTAGAAAGGCGGCTTTGTAATGCAATAGAACAAACTGAG ATTTCAATTGAAGACGTATTGAGGGGTATTGAACTGAAATCTTTTGATTATCGGTTTTTGAATCTTCTTCTGTATCAGCTGCGGGGAGCAGAG GTTAATGATCTGCATATGGAATTCTTGACAATCTCCGAATATCTGGTGGAGGTATCAGATGACCT GTTCGACTATGAG GAGGATGTGCTGGAGAATAATTTCAATATCTTACGCATGTTTGTCAGAATATATGGCGCTGACGCCTCAACCAAGCTA GCTAAAAATATTGCCGAGGCTGAAGAGAAGTGTAAAAAACTGTCCGAATCTTTGGACCCGGAGCTTTATTCGAGTTACAAGAGAAGGTGCGAAGAAGCAACCAGAGAAG GTGGAAAGGTATATGGATATCCTCTTGCACCATGGAATATTCCACCTCTAATAATGGACGAGGAGCAATATAGATCTAAACGTGCTTTCGGATGCAACTGA